CAATTTTTGCATGTTAGAAATCCTGAAAATTGTTTAAATATGCTGATTTTGGCGTCTTTTATTCTTCATATATGTTTCTATTTGTGCTTCGCCTTGCTTTTGTCTCAGCATTCATCTATTTGTGCTGTAAATTGGTACTTTAATTTGGTTGGATTATTAAATTAATGAGTGTTTTAAATCTTGAGAGCTTGAACAAGGTTTATAGCAATTATATACTTTGCAGGTTTGGTGCATCGTTGACTTGCAGACTTTTGAGAGGTACTGTATTTTTATCTTCTTCATTCACTGGCTGTTTTGTTAGAAGAGTTTTTTATACATGTATTGCTGTAAAACTTTTTTGATAGACGGTGTGTGTGTAAGAAAGAGGTAATTTGGGAGCTTGTTTAGAAATTTTACGGATCAATTTTCCTAAAAGGGCAAAGCAaatggagcaaaaaaaaaaaaaaaaaaaatttcatatttatctTTTGATTGTGCCATTTCTTTCTCTGTGAAAGTTCTTTCCTCACTTTAGATTTCTGCATTTATGGTACCATTTTTCCTGCTGCAACTTATTTTGTGTTTCTCAATATTGGTTTATCAATTGCTGGTTTTTGCTCCTCAcatgtttattttctttctttaatcGTCTACCATAGCTTCCTCATTGCGTGTTATAGCTTCATAAAGAATCTGCTAAATTGACAAAAGAACTTCTTTCTATGAATCTTCATTCTCATAGTCTCCACAAACCACTATTACTTCGCAGTCTGCTTTCTCCGTGTATGAAACAATAAAGTCTGTGCTGCTGATGGCTTCTTGCTATCTTGTTCTTCCCTCTCCTGTGCGCACAATACCAAATTGTCTGACTTCATTCACGCGATCACTGCCTTCTGTTCAATTGGCTTGTCAACCTGTAGTATTTAAGCCCATTTCTTGCTCACTCGGACCAAAAGAAGAATTATCTGTGACTAATTTGAATTTTAAGAAGCAACTCTGTAGAGCAAAGGCATCTATGGCTGGGGTTTCAGATGAGAAAACTCAAGGCAAAGTGCAAGTTTTTGACTCAGAGGAGGATCTGGCATTGGCACTAGCAAAATATGTTGCCCATCTCTCAAATCAATttgtgagagagagaggtgcTTTTACAGTTGTTCTATCCGGCGGTTCTCTTATCAAGTCTCTCAGGTGTCAAAGATATATTCTTTCTAGTGTCGTAAAGCTGTTTTCTTTCCCCTTACTAAAATGTCTATTTGGTGCTTGAATGGCAGGAAATTAGTGGATGCGCCTCATATTGATTCGGTGGATTGGGCAAGATGGCATATTTTCTGGGTTGATGAAAGAGTAGTTCCTAAGGATCACCCTGATAGCAATTATTTACTCGCTCATAATGGCTTCTTGTCCAAGGTAAGCTTGATTTGAATGGTCAGTGTATTAGGGTGATCCTTGTAACTTTTGCTTGTGAAGACAAGTCAAGTTTCATTACATGGTAACTGTCATTGATTGATGGATTTGTCATGTGAGCTGGATAAGTAAAACAACTATCTTTTTCTTGGATAAAGGAAAGCATTGACTGATATGGTAATTTAGCATAATAGAATAACCAGATACCAGTACTTCACCTTCAATTCTTGCCCTGTGCTGGTCGCATTATAGTAAAATATATGTTTTGCTTTTAACAAGTATATGAAACAGTATTGTCTAAAGAACTAGCTAGTTACAGATGTCTAGTCTTTGTTTATTTGCGACAATCAACATTGTTTTCATGGGCTTGGAATTGATTGGACCTTACAagttttcttgtattttaaaaatggcATGCCCACTTGGGAAGTCCAACCTGCAAAAATGTGCCAAGTCATTTTCATTTCTAAACTGCCTACTTAGCATGAGCTGAGTTGCCAATGAAGTGCAGGGATAACTACTCCATCTCGATGTTGAATTTGAATTGATTGTTCGATATCAGATGACTTGTTGCAGTTTTAATAGGTTGTGGTTTCCATTTTCACTAACCTACTCCTCGGGTTAGGGTGGGTGGAAAGGGGTGAATGATTGAAGTTATACCTTTTGCAAGAGGAGCTGTCTTGTTTTTAGGCCCATTCTTGATAGAGACTTTTGCTACTCCAGAGCATGTGAAAAGTACCATTTATCTCTGTTACTGTGAATTTGGCCAAAATCCTGTATCTACCCCTCTTCAGAAAGTTCATTAGTTGTGCATGTTGGTGCTCATTTGCAAGTTGAGACTGTGGGCTAACCTGCTTCTTATTACTTCACATGTCAAGCTATGTGGTCTTCACGGTTTTACTGCTTCAGTTAATTATCTCTTACTTATGAGTATCTTTGGTTTTGCTTTGATTAGATAGCATGCATAATTATATCCTCGGTAAGGAAAttctcaaattttaaaatatctAGTTTCAAGCAATAAGAGTAGTGGATGAagtttatcatttttcttttggtcAGGCAGATTCCTCAATTCAAATTATCTTCTAAGGTAAGAGGAGAGAATTATTTTGCAGTACAGTGTTAGCTTATTGGTAATCCAACTGCAAAATTTAAACATAATATATAGTTGTATGTCAGACAAGTGGTAATTCTTAGACAGTTCATTTCTTGTCGCTCATTCTTATGTCCTCCTCTTTTCCGATTCTCTCAATGATACCTTCTATTCTAGTATGATTAGTTGATTCTTGTATCTTAGTTGTGGAGGAGACCATCCATCTTTAAATCCACATACAATCTGCTTGAAAATTTGTTGAACATAGTGAAATCCTTTTCTCAGGTACCAATTCCTTCTGGCAATGTATATGCCATTAATGATGCATTGTCTGCTGAGGGTGCTGCAGATGACTATGAGACCTGCCTCAAGCATTTGGTACACAATAAGATAATAGAATTATCTGGCACCACTGGATTTCCAAAGTTTGATCTTATGCTTTTGGGCATGGGCCCAGATGGACATGTAGCATCTCTTTTCCCGGGGCATCCACTTGttcaagaaagcaagaaatGGGTTGCCTACATCAAGGACTCACCAAAACCTCCCCCAGAGAGGATAACTTTCTCATTCCCAGTGATAAACTCTTCTGCACATGTTGCACTTGTTGTGGCAGGAGCTGGTAAAGCTGATGTAATCCGTAAAGCACTGGGCAGTGATGATCAGAAATCTGATCTGCTTCCAGTGCAAATGGTTTCCCCTGAAGGGAACTTGGCTTGGTTTTTGGACAAGGATGCTGCTTCAAAGCTGTAATTCAGAGTTGCTTATGcctgagttgtttgatcaagcgagaaaattcttcaataatCTTGCTCGCTACTTTGTAGATGTGCTGCAGATTTTGTAATCTTTGCATTGCTATTGGAGATGTGTCTCTATTTACAGCCGGTAAGCGACTTTTATCAGACTTAGTCATTGGAAGACACTGATAAATAAATGGAATCTGTAATTTTGTGTTGTATAGGTATCAAAGAAACCTGTTTGCAGTTAGTTTGTCTAATGCAAAGTCAAATGAATAATGGTTATTTATTTATACTGAGCAAAGAAAAAATGGCATGTGATCAAGtgatgtttaaaaaaaaaaaaaaaaaaaaaacttttcgtCTACTAAGTTTTAATGTTCATTTACTTATTTTCCATAAAAGATGCAAGAATTTCGAATCCTATAGGCAACTAAGCAGTAATAAGCTTCCCTCGGGGGAGATGGATTTGCAGTGCAGTGAAAGATAGGTTTCACAATTTGATTCATAAACTTATAATGTGGAACTCAATGTTGGTAcgtgtatatgaaaaaaattCCTAAGCTCTTGTCCATAGCTATGCGGCATGGATCTTGATTAACTCAGTCGCAAACACAAGTTGATATAATTGGTAAGGATCAGCGGACGCTCGTGCTGCGAGGGCTGATGGGGCGGGGGAGGGGCAGGAGAGTGTGCCCCTGTCCCGGCCcctttcaaaaaagaaaatcaaatacacacacacacacacacacacacacacacacatatatatatattataatttaattagttataaacttataataatgatattattagttataagtattatataatgtatattagtgtatataatataattaatattatcaattatactaataattctACATGTATACTAATAAAAACTATTAATTTAAGCTAAATTTACTAAagcatttatactaaatttctaattacattTAATacaatacatttatacatttatatttaacACAATacatttactaatacatttatacatttacacATAACACTTCTATTAGCCCCTCAAGGGTGGTGGGGCAGGGACAGGGAAATGTTATGTTCGAATCTCGATGCCGATATAAGAAGTATACTGACGGGTAATTTGTCAGATTCTTATAAGTTATCTATGGTTTCATATGCATGTTTTGACCTATGATGATAATGGGAGTATATGTTGGAATCCTGCACAACAGAAAACATTTGGTCACATCCTCTTATTCTTGTAACTCAACGCATACTTCCTCAATTTGCATTCCCATTGAGAatattaacctttttttttcagcCAACTTTTGCAGGAAATTGGCTCTTTCTCTATTGATTAAGATACTTTAAGATTCATTCATTCGGCTTTTCCTAAGAAACTTCAACACGATCAATGTGCTGCAAGTCTTCATGTCTTCCCTTGCAAAATTGCATAACTTGCATAGATAGAGGCCAAGAATTCAATTCTGTAAAGGTCCAAAGTGTAACCCCAGATCGTAACCAAATCCCTCACCATGGATTTTCTGTTGAAGTTATTTGCAAACatttctatgaaattttaaatGAGGTCAAATCAAATCTAGTGATGCCCAAATCATGCAAATCGTTTCTATTTGACCTAATGTTGCTTCAATCAACTTGCACAAAGGTTCCGGGATCGAAACTCCTCTCTTGAGCCCCTATGACTCGCCCGGATAGACGTTGCATGGGGCTGCAGTGTTGCCCTCCGATTTGGTGTGCCGGCTCGAATACAAAAGGATAGGGTCGAGGCATGCTCCgagttacccaaaaaaaaaaaaaaaaacttgcacaCAAGTTGGTCATGACTAGCTTCAAAGATACTTGCAGCAAAACAATTACGTAAATTCCATCTATTGCTAGACAAAACTTTAAAGTTCAAATAACCGTACCAAGCATATTAACCTACGTAAACTCCAAAATTTGATTACATTTATTGGCGAAGTTTGTGTCTAAGTGTTTTCCTTAGTTATAAGGCCTACTCATCTGGCTACTAATGAAACTGCTAGAGTACAAAAGCTTACAAATCACTGTCCAAAATTCTTGTTCAACAAAGGTAAAGGATCCCTAATCACTGTCATTTAGTGATTTACTATATATAAACTAGGATCACTTATTCCGGCAGTGGAAATAAATTGCATCCACAATTAAAAAACCATCCCAAATCACCCCAATTGCTCCAATGGTTGACAATTATGGACGGTAGAATTTAACGTGCATGTCTATTTTAAGATATCCTAAAGACTAATCCAGCTTTGCATCCTTAAGAAGAAGAGTGACATTGtagactttttttttaagtgtaagtGGGAGGGTTCGAGTGTAGAATCTTTCACTTACACTTTCTTCTCTTAGAACCACCCAACTCATCCCCTCCTCTCAAGTGACATTGTAGGCATAATCGTGTATATACACGTTTTTATCATGGTGTGCATAATTTATCCAATTTGGATGACAAGGAAGAAACTATAATTTGGCTCGATTAACAAACTTTACAATGGTGATAGCATTAGAGATATTGTAATTAATATCCAAAGTCTAGTTATAATTCATTGAGATgagatttttatttattttatgttcAAAGTCTAATTGTGTTCGTAGACAATGATTGAAAAAAAGAGGATCCTTACGCCTAACTTTAACGGAAGAAAGAGGGAGAATAACTTATAATTTAGTAGAATTTTGAGGTTGTTTTTACTAGATGAGTATTAAAAAATGTATGTAACTCTATAAAATTCATGTTTTCCTCAACTTGAAAAAATGGCAAAAGACAAGACAaagttaatttaaaaaaaaaaaaaaaggcaaaagacAAGGAGCATGTAATGGATGCCTTTCTTTTGAACGAAAGAAGCAAAATTTTTTGATACTTTCTTGTTGGCTAGGAACTAATTGGTAATATTGACCAAAGGAAATGGCTGAAAATCACCTCATTCTCCTTTCACATTTTCACAATTGCCTTCAGTTTCCAAAGTCTTCGTGGTATGCATGAAATTGATTTTCTAAAGGCCGATCCTGAGTACTTAcggcttcttcttcttgttttcaTCATAATTCTACTTAATATTGTGTTAAGTCAGTTGAAATTCAAGTCTTTTGAATCTTAGCTCGGTTAAAGATTTTACAAATGCTTAAAATGTACATCTTTTCAGGAGTTAATAACCATGAAGATAGGTTATGGAGAAAGGGgaacttaattttttttcctttcttgccaAATCTTCTTGATCTTTACTAGTTTAAGTTACTGAATAGGCTGTAGTCTGTTTCTCTTGATTTGGAGTAATAAATTAGGATCAAGAATAAGACCTTCACTTGTTATCCAGATGCAAAGGTGATGATGGAATACATCGGAGCCACAGGAGTACCAGTAAGATTTGATGCAGTACCCATAGAAGAAGGCATAGATTTTCACTTCATACTTGGCTTTGCTATTGATGCAGATCCATTAGGCAAACCCCCAAAATGGAACCTTTTCACCTTACTGGGCATCAACATTAACCCCAAAATCTGTTGCagctaggggtgcaaacgagttGAATCAAGTCGAACTTTGGCCTAATCGACCTCGAGCTCGACGTGCTCAAAATGTCAAGTTCAATCTCAACGAGCATACTGTTTTGATTAGTACGGTTCGCGGAGCGAACCTTCTAGGCTTCCACAGTGCGCAaggtcgagtcgagctcgagtttaaaaaataaaaaaaataattattattttattttttaaaaataaaaaataattattttattttttaaaatgaataaaataataattttttaacaaataataaaatattagaaatatatataattttactattaaaattttaaaatatatatatgtatataatctAGCTCCGAACCAACGAGTTTAATGTttttgaactcgagctcgacttgattagttcgaactcgatattgaccaagctcgagtcgagttgGTATTCGAGTTGCTTGCGATCCGATCCGTGAACTGCCCTACTGGCAGTCATCAAGGCCAAACATCCTAATGTTAAAGTCATGGCTAGCCTTTCTGGCTGCAGCATTGGCAAAAAGGCCCTGAATTGGTACATCCCAGCTGATACTCAGCATTGGATATCAAATGCATACTCGTCACTGAGATCCATGGTTGAAACTTACCATCTTGATGGAATCGACATAGACAACAAAAGATTTGGCAGACATAATGACAGCTTTGCTTATTGCATTGGTGAACTTTTGAGTCTCTTCAAGAACCAAAGCATCATATTTTTCGCGAGCATTGCACTATTTTACAGCATTGTGATCCCATATATCAAGCTTTATAAAGATTCTGGAGATGTTATTGATTATGTTAATCATCAGTTATACACACATAGGGTCAGAACTCCTGGAGGATACTTTGAGGCTTTCAAACTTAGGACTGCACAGTTTGACAAGTCCAAAGTTTTGCCTTAGCTATGAAGGCAATGGTAGAGGAATACAAGGGGAAGTATTCTTTGATGCTCTAAGGCTTCTTGAAGAAAATGGATTTGATATTTAATGGGGTGATGATTTTTTCAGCTGATGCTTCTGCCAAGAATAATTATTACAACCAAAGAAAGTCTCAAGCTTTCTTGCTGAATTCTACGAGTAGTGTATGATTTCTTGTGTTAATCTTTGTAGTGAGCTTGAAAGGAGAATCCCTTCCCTTTTCCTCCTTTTCGTTGATTGAGTATCAGGGCATCGAGGCAGGCGCGGAGGCGCTGTGTCACGTACGTTTTAATTCTATAGtatataatctttttttttttcacggtCTGGAGGGATATCCCGAAATCATCCAGACTAATCCCCCAAACTGGGCAAAGCTCTTCTCAAAGATGCCCAACAACGGCAGCAAGTGGGTGTCGAACCCTGAATCTTACTGTAAAAACAGACGATCGAAATTAGCCACGGCAGCAAGTGGGTGTCGAACCCTGAATCTTACTGTAAAAACAGACGATCGAAATTAGCCTAACTACCCACTGGGAGCCTATAATAGATAATCATGTTATACTATTGTATTGTACtgaatatatgtgaaatattttatttatgtatatcaatttttttgaaaatacaaCTATATGGTGTTATCATGCATCAAGAATGTAGCAAGCATAACAGTCATATCGAATTGGACGAAAATACAACCATATTCGCTTCCATGTCTGAGTATTAAAACTAGTATAGATTCGATTATAGAAATAAGTGGAGAGTAATAACTTGTAATATAAGCAATTTTCAAATTCTTACATCATATAAATTCAAATCTCAACTCTTTACCACACGTTACATCCCATTATTAATAGAACTGTATACATGGAAGTTAATATTGCCATCAAATGACACATAATCACTTTGATCCATTCTAGTGATCTCGAAAGCTAAAGATAATTGAAAGTATTGTgcccatctttttttttttttttttttttttgcattttcattctataaaaaaaaatttgtcattCATTCAAGAAGTGTTGAGAATTGTTAGAATATTCATCATTTTGGTGGCATAATGGtaaatcatttttttaggaTCGTGGTGACGTtaatcttttttcattttcatttctttttttaccaaGTGAGGTTGCTTCATTtgatgcatttttctttccccaCTTTCATATTCTTTAAGATGAAGTAACTTTTTAGCTAAACTGACTTGTTTTGAGTAGACCAAACTAGGTAGCTAATCCTGGGAATATCTTGGCTCATTTTCTTTGCTGACATACATTAGACAATGAAGAATGTCATCCACAACACTTGTGCACAACGACTTTGGATAATAGATCATATGGgacaattttttgaaaaaaaaaaaatactatagcacattttttgatataatgtatatgagataaaaaaggtggttgaaaaatatattgataatataagtaaataaatttttataaataatccactatccaaacaaaaatgCTTTTTAATTCATGTCAACCACTCAAAGTTAGGGACAAAAAATATTCTCCCTCGTCGAGCGCGATTTCTCTCTATTCTAGAGGGACGAGTGCCCTTTTGTGGTTGTCTAAAATATGTCTGTTTGGATTAGCtcgttttttgaaaaataagttttttaaatataatgCTATGGTAACACATTTCAAAAACACTTCTAAAATACTTCAAACACAACAATTTTATAcacacttaaaaaaaatttaaaaatataaatctcgCCACTACTTTCTACTTCCATCTACCACCCCTCTCCTCCTTCCTCCTTCTCCACAgtagtttattattaatttatctatttttttctCCCCCACATTTTCAGTGGTTTATTTTGCATGGGTTTagttggcatttttttttttttttgccttttttggtATTAAGGAGGATCAACAAGCCAAAGTAACTAAACGTGGTAATGTAACACCAAATTACATAAAATCTTGAAAACTCGAGATTTTATTTTAAGCAAATAGGAGATTTTAATATCTTAAAAGAGTTTAATTACCCATAATCAAGAGAGTAAAAAGAACACCTATATCTCAACCTCAAAATGATGGTCAGGCAAGAACATTGGACAAACTGATGTAACCTTTTGGTCAGAAGTTAAAATGATACAGCAAAAAACAGGTCTAGTTTACATTATTTGCTTAAGCAAAATAAGTTAAGTTTCATTTCGCCTTCTCGGAAAGCATGACACAAATCAAGATTTCCTTGAGAATCACCAGATTCTTCTCTTACAAAATGGCTAATGATTATTTTATGCATACCTTTTTCAATTTATTAGACTTTAATTCAAATAATAAGGGGGTAAATAACACAATAATAACTGTAAATACATTTAGCAAAATTTGAAAACATGAGGTAATATTAAACTTTTTATGTTTCAAACAATAATTTCTTATGATTTTTGTTCATATATAGTGTtagaatattattattattattttattggtAAAATTAGTCAAATATCAAATACTTAatcaaaattgttaaaaatgGCCAATATGCCTTATTTTTAAACTCAATGGAGGAAAATAAAGATTAAATCAAACTTCACTCTTTTGGGCAATAATAGTAACTATAGATAATTTTAGCAATAAAAGGGCAATGTCATAacgcacttttttttttcttctttttacagAGTTAAGATTTCCAAGGTTGACTAATTTTCATGGGAGGTAAAGTGTGATTACCCTTGAAACTCAAAGCAAACTGTGATTAACCCTTTATTTTTTAGAACTTCAAACTTCCCCTATACCCTTTTCATggcattttttagtttttaaatttcaaaccTCCATTTTAATAACTTAGTCTAATATACCATGGACTCCGTTAAGTTTGACCGTTAGTCATGGggtaaaatgactaaaagataacgttaagaGGGAAATTAATAGTGACACCGAacgttaagggggtaaagtgagaaTAATCCTAAAAAATATGCACTTTTCAGGTAAGCATACATATAGGCTCTCCGCTttggaaggtgagttttttgAGTGTTTATATAAAACTTAAGTGTATACCGAAAACACTAGTAAATCATTATGCTTTTGGAATAACTTATAGTAACATGAGACTTGACCACTTAAGATGAATTCCTCACATAGAGTGGTCTTTTAGTGCACTAATATGCAGGCCAATCAATGACATATGGTATTCAAGGAAGAACATGAATACAAGCACAAGTTCCTATTTCATgaacatcaaaatcaaaatcaaaatgtgGTAGTCCATACAAAACTTTTTCATCAATTCTAAAcacataaaataattttttttactagAAATTTTGCATTAGCATAGGATAGGCTCTTTTGAAGCTATAGGGCAAAAACCACCTCACGTTAtggaattttttaaaattttaactttttattttcGGATTTACCATCTAAAATCACGAAACTTTAATTCGACCTTTATAGTCTAAAAATTGCATTAAATCTTCCATCATGGTGTACATTACATCCCATTACCTATGAAATTTTAATCGACAAATCACTTAAAttgttaaataatttttttttttgcttgaatTCTAGTCTCAAATTTTGATTACAATGTCTGATAATCCATTTGTAATAATCATCAATGTTCCTAATCACACATTCATCTAGAGCAAACTTTTAAGAGTACAACTATCATTTTAGTTTCATAAAACATTTAAAATTATCTAAGAATCCAAATATTTAATAATCTAATTTATATACAAATAGAGATGTCCAAATTTCAGTAGTTATTTTAAATATTCATGGCAAGCTAaagaaaaatttgaattcaCCGTGactaaagaacaaaaaaaatttgaattttgaatattttctaACGACCTTATTTACTTACTGCTAACAATAGAAaacataaaaaaaggaaaaaaagaaattaaaatgattaaaaaaaaaaagaaatagtagTAAAATAGTCTTACATCACCACCAACCGATCACGCGCACGTTAGCCCCCACCATAGTATTCCCCATTTCCACTtcaaaatttcaatattttttcttGACCAAAACGCTGCCGATCACCACCAGCTCAACTCCCCGGTTTCTTCATCTTCTCGCTGCCGACGGGATCAATTCAACTCGCGGAGACCTTGTAAACGACGTCGTCTGCGGTAACTTCctcatttctctctctcttctttccaCTTCCTGTTCCGATCTCtctcatttcaaaatttagcAAAAAATGGGGTAAATTCAGAATTCGCaaaaaattcaactttttattcatcttcttttttttttcctctcagaATCATCTTGACATCATCGGGAGCTGAATTGAATTGAAAATCTACTGAATTCAGAACCTTAGTGTGTTCAATTTAGTGCAATTGAACTAGCTagggttttcaaaatttttctgtgAATATATAGGTGTAGGTAGATAGATATACGAATACATTTGAGTTTATATAGATGGAGGAGAGGATAGTGTTGTGAGatttagggtttgggttttatgAAGATGTAAAATGGCGAAGCTGTTAGGATTAGCGAGAGGATTAATAGGGGAACCAGCCGAGTCACCTCGGGAGATTACTCGAACCATTCTGACCAGTGAGAACATCGGTGAGAGTGGGTGGCTTATCCGATTCTTTGACTCGGCGTTTTTCTGTGAGTGGATTGCTG
The genomic region above belongs to Coffea arabica cultivar ET-39 chromosome 7c, Coffea Arabica ET-39 HiFi, whole genome shotgun sequence and contains:
- the LOC113699214 gene encoding probable 6-phosphogluconolactonase 4, chloroplastic isoform X2, which encodes MAGVSDEKTQGKVQVFDSEEDLALALAKYVAHLSNQFVRERGAFTVVLSGGSLIKSLRKLVDAPHIDSVDWARWHIFWVDERVVPKDHPDSNYLLAHNGFLSKVPIPSGNVYAINDALSAEGAADDYETCLKHLVHNKIIELSGTTGFPKFDLMLLGMGPDGHVASLFPGHPLVQESKKWVAYIKDSPKPPPERITFSFPVINSSAHVALVVAGAGKADVIRKALGSDDQKSDLLPVQMVSPEGNLAWFLDKDAASKL
- the LOC113699214 gene encoding probable 6-phosphogluconolactonase 4, chloroplastic isoform X1; translation: MASCYLVLPSPVRTIPNCLTSFTRSLPSVQLACQPVVFKPISCSLGPKEELSVTNLNFKKQLCRAKASMAGVSDEKTQGKVQVFDSEEDLALALAKYVAHLSNQFVRERGAFTVVLSGGSLIKSLRKLVDAPHIDSVDWARWHIFWVDERVVPKDHPDSNYLLAHNGFLSKVPIPSGNVYAINDALSAEGAADDYETCLKHLVHNKIIELSGTTGFPKFDLMLLGMGPDGHVASLFPGHPLVQESKKWVAYIKDSPKPPPERITFSFPVINSSAHVALVVAGAGKADVIRKALGSDDQKSDLLPVQMVSPEGNLAWFLDKDAASKL